gtctcggtttagggactaaattagaatttagacaaaagttgaataaaaattgaaatattcaacgTGAAATTGTATtgcattgatgaattttaattttttttaatttccataGCTAACGATGTACTGGAAACTTCGActaagaaaggaaaagataaagtcgacgagaAGTAGCTCGGAAATTCTGGTTTGTATTTATATAAtctgaatttaattattaattttagtattttgatttaaatggtTATGGTAATTAAATAAGGTAAGTATTAGCATTTTTTATACTGAATTGAATGTATGTGAAGTTGTGATTTATGTGATAATTGAGTATTGGATAATTGTGGCATTagaaaagtgaattgaaaccctattaactgtatcgggctgattctaatatagatggcatgccataggattgaaagagttcagggatacttcgactTCAAGttgatgaggcattgggtgtcaaattattacttcggaTAAATTAGATGAGGTACCGGGTACCAATTTACTTCAGCatggccgatgagacactgggtgtcaaccaAAActagtgtgttttggttggatccgtgtatcagTCCAAGTCCGTGTCATGTTAATAAGggttattgaataaaatagtgttatgattgatattgagtggtgatttgaaatatgattaGAGGCACATGATTtgtgtatttatgaattgaatatgaatgaaCAATATTGTTGTTCAAATGATTTGTATTcatattgtgaaaagctatcTGGGAtagcaaatgataaaaattgaatgtgttataaatacattatttatgaattgaataattgtcTGACTAtagttattatatgttatattattttactttcaagcattcggattatagaaataccactgagtttataCTTAGCGTACGGTTTGTTtttcgtgcgcaggttaggttaAAGTCAGATTGCCGATTCAGCATCCATCAACAATCCCGAACTCAAAACGTGGTGatgtatatttctttttttgtcggcatgtacctaggatgtcttaTGCTTGTCATTTTGGGAAGTGAATGTAAATGATGTTATAAGATGATATTGGTTACTTATATACATGATTATACGTGTTAAGTTGAGGTTTAATATGGAATGTTTAAGCTGATGCATAAGTGAGAGTGATCTAGGAAAATTTGAGTTGAAATTGCTATGAATTTAGAAATGgcttaaatgatattttatttgattgttttgataatatatgtgaagtacctatgagggtacattggttaggaaGCTAGGACgattgttttgacatgttttaaaggtattaaattgtgttttaaagtgattgaacgattggtttttgagttgcttGGTGTTCAAGGTTGTAGGGAAGGGTAAAATTgatgtttaaggttcattttgagTCCACACGGCTAACACATGAGCGTGTGTCTCctgtttctttgaaaatttttgatgttttcacaaaaaaattcctggagtacccgatttagtcccgatttattACTAACACATATTTTGAGCCTCAGGGGATCAtaaaagggacaatatgattaaCTTATGATGTGTATGCTAGATGATTATATAATGTTCATATTTGATCTGAAaagtccggtaatgctctgtaaccctgttccgatGACGGGtaagggttagggggtgttacacactGACATTCTTTTTACACTTTCCCATGCCTTAACATCTGGTTCTTCAAATAATTGAGCCCCTAccttgacaaaaaaattattctctGTTCGGACTCATGTGTAATCCACAAAGCCATGTCACAAATCACATCATGCATCTTCACACTATCTCATTCATCCATTTCACTAACATTTTCCAATAAACAAGCACTAATAAGAGAGTGGATGATGTTGTCACCTTGCATTTGAGCTTCATCGATTCCATCAAATGCATTCAATAACCCTTCACAAAACCAATACTCCACTAATCTCTTTCCGGGAATACAATAATCTTCAGGATATAGACAACAATATAGGAGGCAAACATTTCGTTGTGGCATTAGGCAAATTATCATAACTGAATTTTAAAAGCAcaaatacctcattttccatttttggcAATGCACATCGCTTCAACATCTCAAATGCATATTTCTATTCCCCAAGTGTTGTCTTCCAAGCATAgtttagatgttttgaatgatAATTCGGTATATTTTGAGTTCTAAAATTGTTTAGATGTATTATGGAATGGTTGTCGATAGTTTAAACTCGTTTTTAGATGTTTCAGATATGTTCTGGGCAATCTGTCTCCTGTGTGGCGACATCCAACCTTCAATGTCGAGTAATTTGTTCTCGGTGTCGCGACATCAGGAAATCAGTGTCATGACATCAGTACAGTGTCGTGACACCCATTTCTCAGTGATCGGGTTATCTcgaaatttgatcattttaataagagatttaatttgctaaaataatgtttttcggtctacaaaatccagaaaatgggttcgggagtcggttacacacgaggaaggattagcactctccttacgcccaaaattggcttttatagccaatttacaatatattcttttatatattttttctactGTTTCAacttctcattttttatttttatcttttcttcctttttcttgcTGGCGGTGACGGTGACGGTGGCAGGCAATTGGTGGTGGCAGGCACTAGGGTGCGACGCTGATGTGGCGAAGTGGAGGCGGCAGCAACTCTAGGCTAAGGTTTCTTTTCTGTTTAGGTTTTGGGACATTAgggtttttctttgttttgggccatttgggcctGTAAATGTGGGCTTTGCAACtggactattttttttatttgggctttgctattattttttggtttaaattttatttgttttgtattCTGGTTCTGGGCTAAATTGGGCCATTACAAGTGCACCAAggaatgaaacaaaaaaacaatcaaGTATCAACCAAGTGGCGAAAAGAATATCTAGgtaagaatccacctagatttcatctataATTCTCAATctaatttatacaatttcatTTCTTAACCCTTTAATTCGTAGAAATACCTAATTTATGTTTATATCTCTTTCGAGCATAAGAGAAACTAAATcttggttgattaattgaaatttctttctaattaaaacctctattattgcattaattgGCTTTATGGATCTCATATTAGATTTGCGTCTAATTCGGTAGATTTATATCatcttatttctaggattgaATGCAACCTAATTCAATCATGCAAGATCTAATCGCAAGAATGGTCTAGTCAACCTCAGACTTATGCACATTAAGCATGGATCAACACTCTGAAATTATCAACCCAAGAACAATTAAGcattcataattgaaaacaaaaactaagattttattGCATAGAAATAGAAATCAAACAATAGAATCCATCCTAGGGTCCATCCCCCTAGGTATTAAGAGAATTAGTTCATACTTGCAAGAATAAActccaaaaatacaatataaccactaaaataaaagaaatcattGATAACTCTTTTGGAAACCGGCTTGGACTCTTAAATCTTGATAGATAATTGCTTGGAAATCGGCTTCAGTGGTGTGCTTTGAGTAATTTTCGTGCTATCTAGTGATGATTGCTTTCCTCCTCTTTTATCTCATTATTTATACCTTTTTAGATTTCCAAAACCCTTAAAAATCGTAACTTTCCTAATATCGAAACGCCCTGGACACATAGCCATGTGGGTCATGTGGCCATGTGGTATGCCCATGTGAAACTCTATTGTATGTGTTCAGCTTTCGGACTGCTCCAATGTTCTAATATCCACCCATTTTTCACTCATTCCCAAGTTATCGCACGATCCTTCCTCCTCTTATGGTGATATTCCTTTAGTTCATTCGTTACTTTATCATCACTATCAACCTCGGTACTTACAAAGCTCGCTAGCATCCTTTGCTTCTTGCGAGAACTACCACCACCTTCACCTGTTAAGGCACTAGCGTTTCTCCCTTGCAAATTTTGCATAAAAGACCTGACATCCATGATGCATCTGAGTTTTTCTGATGAACTTGCAGATCCCTCCAAATGCGAGCCCTTCGCGCGAACACCAGCAATGTCTGCATCACCAATAACTTTATCATCAACACCAGTAGTTATCGCAAGAGTGCTTACATAACCTTCCTGGCCACTTGCAGATATGTAAGACCAATAGCGTGTACAAAGTTACAATaagaatacaaaaaatttacaaGTTCCTCCTTTTTTCCTTAACAAAGTTAAACTCAGATCGTCAATGGCATCATGAGGCCATGTGGACCCTGCAGGCAGCATAGGGCAATAGGAAATCTCCCTCCGTGTCACTTAATCTCCTTGCGCCCTCAACAATCGAAAAATCAAAGGCAAAATTTGTCAACTAAATTCACCAGACAACTAGATGATGAACCATCTCCTCTTACTTTGTCGAGCACAAATAGGTGTTTGCTTTTATAAGTACGCAGGCCTTATGACGCTCTTAACGGTTACCACCCCCATCCACAAATCTAACCCCACAAGCTTGGTTACCACTGCCAATACAGCCACCGTCCCTTCCACCTAAACCTATTATGACTCTAATCATGATAAACAATCATGCTTAAAACAATTGAAACGACagtaaaaaattttgagggtttttaCCTATGAATGACAAGTCTCTTCTCACTAGCGACCCCTTTTGAAAAAATGCAAGATAAGTGTGAGTTAGGGTTAAGTAGAACttattttaaagaagaaaaaatttttagaacagcttttttcctttaaaaaaaagccCCAATCATCCTTTTACTACCCTATCATACGACAAAACATACGCGGTAAGATTTACACCAAAATGTACGTAATAAGCCTCAATCGCATGCTTCATTTGTGTAAGCCTCTCTCAGAAGAGTCACTTTATAACTCTTTTTCAGTAAGGCGGGGAATAATTTGTTATAAGGCACACCGCTATCTGACTGGAGATCTGTGTCCGACCCGACCCTCTTCACTTTACGCCTCTCCTCTTCTAGGATAGCCTAACTCACAACGCCCTTCTTAGCTCGCTACCCAACTCAGTTCGTTGTGTCCTTTTGGGCTCGCCATCGTCCAGCTCGCCAACTCCCTACTCACCTGCATTCAGCTCATCAACTTAGTTTCCCGGGGAGAATCACTCAAGACATATCACCCCTGAGGGGGATAACGTGTCCTCGTGTATGGCACTTAGTTGTCTCTAGTACGTCACATCAAGGAACCGCACCTTATAAATATGAAGAATGGACTCTAAGAGAGGAGAGAGAGAACAAGATGctcaacatattttaaaatagatagaataaaaatgaaaatttattaatgtaaaatagattttttttaacatatttttttacatattctaattttggaataaattatagggataaatctcaaatttatacatgaattttgatttaatgtgcaattgtatacatgaactttaatttggtgcaattgtacacgtgaaactctaattgtTGTTCAAATGCatatttgaaactttaattttgatttaatcatacacatttaaaaataaatacatcaatttatttttatattggataaatataattattgatctatacaatatataaatataaaatgatgttatatcaataattgtgtcataatttacaagaatcgaatcaaatcaaaattttatttataaaattgcacaaaatcaaagttcatgtatacaattgcacattaaaccatagttcatgtatagttttgagatttgccctaaattatattatatatttttatctaatttatatcacttaaaaattaaatttgtaataatatataatacttataatgtaaacattaaaaaattattatattacaaatataaattttaaattaatgaaaaagtaTAATAGGGCAAgcataaaattagtttaaattaatcatttataaatatagacGGGCCTAGATAAAATTCCAAGCTCGTATTTCGGGTcgaggttgaatttgcttaagTTTACCCATGAACATCTCTATTTACGATCTAGCCGGTTTATCTGGGTTTGTGTGAAGATGTTCTAATTTTAAGTCAACTTGATCCAAcctaaatttaagttaaataatttttaagaaatattttttttaagatttaattataaaagtatgtaaatattaatatctctatatgtataaattaattttttttcattatttttaagcaataaattaaCTATATAGATAAGCTGGACCAAGTGTCACGAGGATAGAACTTTAGTCTCGCGTTTCGTGTTGCCTTAGGCGATCCTTTCGATTCAAACACGCCTCAGTCAACCTAATCACCACAAAGAAATCTTCCAATTCACTAATTTATATAGCGGAAGCAACTCTAGCTAAAAGAAGGCAAAATAGAACAAAGAGCCACAGAAAACTATGCACGagaagtgtttgagtaaatgctctcaattgtATAACTTTCTCTCAAAGAATACAAAGCAGTGGAATGAATTACTAGTGAGGGGAGGTtgtctatttatagttgagctccccaaaACCGAAGGTCTAGATCaaattacatcgacggacgagattagtCTATCCCTTAAATTTAaggatttacaagattacataatcaatttacataatcaaatcaaatctaatcttataagatatgattcccctcaatcttctaagattagttttCCCATTTACCAAGGTAGCctaacttttcatattttcatcattGGATCACCAGGTTTCACTAATACCTCTTTGAATCAAGCTAATTCGCGTAGGTCAAATGAGCCACATCTAACCTCTTTGGGACACATTTTTTGcaatggtcacgggctttgcaccTTGGCTCGTGACACAAGCCTTAgcttggcttttttttttttaaatctagtTCAAATCTGATCTAGTCTAGCCCATGAACACTTTCAGTTTAATGAGactaattaatatttcaaatctaatacttatatttaaacATTCTACTAAATCGATGTCACTCTTAACTGAATCACCAATTCAACTGTGAAATCACATAAATAatcattcttttaaattataattaatattattatgataatacttttgattttttattttatatctttttaataaaaaataaaaatacaaatctaAAGATTAAATACATGTTCgacaatattaaaatacaaattaattatcactacctgtattcattattaaataaattttaacataaaatattttctcgaccgACATGACAAAAGCTAATATATCTAATATTATTAATCgcaattaagaaaaataaaatcaattctaAAACCTACCAAttgaggaagaaagaaaattatcatttttagctTTACGTGCtcaaaaataaaactacaaaattgaaatttcttcctttttttattttaatttaattctttaatttattttttatgatttttttttttaaattcaagatttaagaaatggGCTACAAATAAGATCTTTGTTAagctcttctctttttttcttttttttttaccctaTTTTATTTGATACTCTAACTAAATCATGCAACTAAAATCGTGGCCCACCATGATGATGGATCAAAAAATCATCAGCAACATCACCACCGTTGGATATGGGGAAAACTGAAGTTTGACTAAGAAACCGTGTACCCTGTCCCCCTCGTTGCATATCCTTTTGCCTCCTAATCTCCAAAACCTTCCTATGCGAATTCGAATGCTCCGTTGACACAAACGTCGGGCTCGAGGCGGGTCGGTATTCGGGTACCAACCGACCCGATTTGTACCTCACACCACACGCATTACACAGCGTTTTCGGACCCATCGGTCCCGTCCTCCATTGTGGTGTCTTCTCCGATGCACAATGTAAACATTTCCGACCCGAATACTCCGTATTTCCGTTCGGGTTATCCCTATTCTTATGACCCGTGGGTTTCGGGTTTAAGTGGAGGACTCGGGTCGACCAATCGCACGGTGCGGTCATTGAACGCTTGGATCGGGCCTTCCCTGGTAACGGAGCCCCATGTTGGAAAATCGGGTCGGTCGAGCTCCGAGGTAATGAATCGGATCGGGTTGAGGAAGATGAGGATTCGGGTGTGGGTAAAGCAAAAATTTGGTGGTTGCTTTGTAAATTCGGGACTGTTGAAAATGAATcttcaacaaaatttgaaaGCCATTCAAGTTCCGCCAATTCATCGtactgtaaataaaaaaaaatcaaattcgttcaattattttggtttaattacaaatttcatatgtttcacatcacaaaatttaatttttttaattttaatttatgaaactttaatttttatactttaaaaaataatttatcaaattttgtcctttgtaaaatattaatctATAGACATTATTGTCAGAGGTGGACAGTAATGGTAGTTAAGAGGACCTTAacctctaaaattttgaaaatttacattttctttttaaaaattttaaaattttaattaaaacactcgaaaatttaaatttctataaaattttcattaatttcataaaattttagaaaatttaattagaccctaaagtttttaaattttaattagatccGAAATCTGAATCTCAACATATCCCACAGCTTATCAACAAAATATGTAGAAATTTACAGTTTTGTTTTATAAACAACTCATATtgtgaaattcataattaaataaatcattttccaaatttcgattagtataaaaaaattacggattttgatttcaaaaacatGTAATTGGTTACAATATATTCGAAAATTATTTGAAGttgatgtttaatttttttaattaaaaaatggtgTTAATTTCACGTGAGtcgttaattttttttagtttcaccatgcaaaaagaaaaggaaaataaactaTTTCATTACCGGGACGCCGAGTTCGCCGGAGAACTGAGAGGAGTGAGTGAAATTAGCGGAAGAGAAGTGATTTTCGCCACCGGACACTGAGGAATTGCAAGTGACGGTGGACAAATCGGTGGAATTACCCGCGACATTATCGAACAACAAGCCGTCGCCGATAACGGCGTCTTCGTTAGAGAAGTCGAGGAGGTCGTCGACGATGAAATTCTCCCCCAGCTTTTCCTCCACCATGGACATCCTCTTCTCCGGCGAGAAATCACCTGTAGCTCCGCCGCCGTAATAACCTCCGACGAATAAGTCCCCCATCTCcattacaaaaattacaatgCACGACGACTTCCTATacacaaaatatatcaaaaatctTGTGGTTTTTTAGAGagagaaactaagaaaaaaaaagttgaacaGATTTTAGAGAGAGAAAGCTTTGGAGTCTGTGACAGAGAAAGAGACTGAAGAGTGAAGAGAAAGGGTCGGGTTATGAGGAGAGAAGGGAATGGCAAACGTGTAAATATGTGGAAATTGGAGTTTTTTTTTCCCATGTAAAGCATATAAGTAATTTAATAGTAAAGAGACTGAGAACTCATTTGCAAGTTCTTTTTACAGTACTcagaattttttattgtatttatttaaaatgaattaaaatagttaagggtaaattacatctaatgtcactaaattattgataaatttacgtttttgttcatttaactttaaaaagttacaaaacggtcactgaattattcaaaagtttttatttaagccaCTGGGTTATTActctattaagtttttttttttaaattgtccCACTAACAAACTTCAAGTAATGATTCAACAATCGGTATGGTGGATTAGTACTCATCGAAAAGTAGAAAAACATAGCTTAGATCCAAGTTGACCTGACGATTGGTATCAAAGATcaaataagaaatttatttggattttggttcgtagatttgtgacgttcaaagttgtttcatgaaaaataaactataaaagAGAATGGGATGAAGAGTTTTCTATTAGTGCAGGTAGTGCAAACAAAGAAAGTcatacaacaataattttaacagcccagtaacttaatttaaaacttctaaatagttcagtgaccatatataattttttgaagtcgaatgaccaaaacgtaaatttaataataatttggtgATCTTGGATATAATTTACCCGATaggtatttattttgtttttagaatgtaaagatattttatggtaggttaaaatatactttttattcaatgtaatattcaaatatttggaatttagtttttttattttcaaaataaatttatctattttttcatatttaaaattgaaattcaataaataataaatacgatAGGCGTGTAACAAAAATGGcattataatgaaattgaatctaataaaaatttaataatattaataactagacttgcattttaaaattcaaaaatatagagattgaatttcaaataTACGAAGAGTATATGGGCTTGgagcatattttaacatttgtgTTATGCCATTCAAGGTTTAAATGTGCTTTTAAGTTCCTATACTCTTCttacatttgaaattaaatccCCTATCgatttagtcctctactttttaaattttaaagttacaagtccaattattaacaccattaaaattcttttgttaaattcagatatattattattattttttgttacataACTAACAATTgagtgtttttatatatatatatcaaaatgtgacaccaacaaatttaataagaaCATTATAACGTTGTTAACAATTggacataaatatttaaatttgaaaaatggaggtattatattttgaaaataaaagtaaatggtTAAATTCCAAGTGTACGAAGAATGTAAAGACTTTGAGCATGTTTTAACATTTGTTGAAagtatctatatttttaaaatatttgcgatttattttatttaattgagaaaaactaaaaaacaaaaacagaacaCGAACTTTTGGCAGTTTTAAGATCGACTCAAACCAAATCCAAATCGAattctatttgtttatttagtttataactaaatttaatttttatagtgtgaaaataaatatttttacacttttttcaaacaaatactttatatttaagtagtgaaatttttaaaatgttattactttttcaaaaaaaaaatactacatAATAGTTATAGGTTTCTTTTACTcacttgaaaaattattttttaaatatttattaaaaagatttcaaaacttttcaaaattattaaataaaaccaatttaGTCTTAAAAAAGCCTCgaaaccaaaatttaatgtcGAAAAAGGAGAACCAAACCAAATCGAATTATtatgaataattcaaaattttataaaaatcgatCCAACCAAACCAAACCCAACTTGGGaataaattattacatataataacattatattaaatataataattaatatcattattcatcatttttaatgcAATAGGTGaatatattattacatataataacttcaaataaatatcattataGTATTGTTACCAAAATCCATAttactttctttttaaatttaatataaaatgtggCCACATTCATTCATTTAAACCATCAAAGCATGTTGggaaattttatgattcaaaatttaattaatttgtaaaaaaaaaagtacccatcaaaagaaaaatgcaaaaaaaaaagcttgttTAACATGatcaaactagaaaaaaaattacatccCAAAGCtccaaattcattgattacccAAAAACATTGTAACATAATTGTTAATTGTGGACTTTATTGAATGTTTTAGTTAGTTTTATAACAattatggaaaataataaaagcattaaaggattgtaataataataataataataattttaattttaataactaaaaatatcTTGAAGATGTCAATGacaataaaattatgtaatttgaaGTATTTGTTGACACTAAATTTAATGTTTCCTCtttgaaattaaagtataaggactaaattttaaatttttaaaattttagggatcTCTTATCTgtttaaaccttaaaaatttaaagtcagagtgtaataaaaataaggaaTAGTTACTtgtgaataaataattttaactataaTGTATCAAATATAGCCCATAGTTTatgtaaattttcaataaatacattaaaaatttaataatataacgTACTGAAAATCGAAATATATACAATAAGacttaaactcaaaataattttgagaaatccCACGCACGATATTCAaccatttgtaaattttaatgataaaattttgatttaattatttaaaattataaaaatatataatttaatttcgatttttttttaaatattgctTCCTAGTTATCCTGTTttgaagataaaatattttaaagggaagagaaataaaaaaaaacaatgggtACAAGGAAAAATGATCCCAAGGAGACAAAGCAACAAAGTGTAAGGTGTAGCTAACCATAATGGAGGCAGCTGTCACATAAAAGGGTAACAGCTATAGAGGTCAAACACAACTATATTACCATCCctctttcaaatttcaaagCTACCTTCCTCCATGGGCGCTTTTAATGCACCCCCCCTTACTTCAAGCCCACCCatcttcattattatttattgactTTAGcatgtatattcaacaattaaataagtaatGTTATTGATTTCGGATTAAACCGATTGAATCAATAATCGATGAATTAGGGTTGAATTGACTTATAAATGAATAGTTTAGATttgataaaatctaaaaaaaaatcgataattttaataattttaatattgaatcgatctataaataaatcatttgaaattataaaaaatta
This genomic stretch from Gossypium raimondii isolate GPD5lz chromosome 6, ASM2569854v1, whole genome shotgun sequence harbors:
- the LOC105774456 gene encoding GATA transcription factor 4, translated to MEMGDLFVGGYYGGGATGDFSPEKRMSMVEEKLGENFIVDDLLDFSNEDAVIGDGLLFDNVAGNSTDLSTVTCNSSVSGGENHFSSANFTHSSQFSGELGVPYDELAELEWLSNFVEDSFSTVPNLQSNHQIFALPTPESSSSSTRSDSLPRSSTDPIFQHGAPLPGKARSKRSMTAPCDWSTRVLHLNPKPTGHKNRDNPNGNTEYSGRKCLHCASEKTPQWRTGPMGPKTLCNACGVRYKSGRLVPEYRPASSPTFVSTEHSNSHRKVLEIRRQKDMQRGGQGTRFLSQTSVFPISNGGDVADDFLIHHHGGPRF